A region from the Mucilaginibacter sp. CSA2-8R genome encodes:
- a CDS encoding DnaJ domain-containing protein: MKDFYYILGVNPKSTLLEIIEAYEKLSPKFDPVLNGHDSFYTKQFNEVREAFNVLTDPVKRKQYDEQLKALNSATIPAPLKKNIASKITPKIDITFSIILILLTGVFGSYVYRSVYQNVKRAPVISEPLVSAPPVAPLVIHHKQKRHIRNKALLVAPTNYISKTITVAAMPEENQPPVAYPAAKVTAPVTYAVSKPVVVAKPIVTSKPAVIVKPQSQAIINEERLNEAEVRANETGLVYLREYAQFGAPVIKTLQDHSKVVVLEKGNKYYRVQADDVVGYIPKWAIKQAEAENGF; encoded by the coding sequence ATGAAAGATTTTTACTATATCCTTGGAGTAAACCCCAAAAGTACGTTGCTCGAAATTATCGAAGCATATGAAAAGCTTTCGCCTAAGTTTGACCCTGTACTTAACGGGCACGATAGCTTTTACACAAAGCAGTTTAACGAAGTTAGGGAGGCATTTAATGTGCTGACCGATCCTGTTAAGCGAAAACAATATGACGAGCAGTTAAAAGCATTGAACAGCGCCACAATACCAGCCCCGTTAAAAAAGAATATTGCTAGCAAAATCACTCCCAAAATCGATATTACGTTTAGTATTATCCTGATATTGCTTACCGGGGTGTTTGGTTCTTACGTTTACCGGTCGGTGTATCAAAATGTTAAAAGAGCCCCTGTTATTAGTGAGCCTTTAGTTAGCGCGCCGCCTGTTGCCCCATTAGTGATCCATCATAAGCAAAAAAGGCATATCAGAAACAAGGCCCTATTAGTTGCCCCTACCAACTACATCAGTAAGACCATAACGGTTGCCGCGATGCCCGAAGAAAATCAACCTCCGGTTGCCTATCCTGCAGCAAAAGTTACCGCACCAGTTACTTATGCAGTATCCAAACCTGTTGTTGTTGCTAAGCCAATTGTCACTTCTAAGCCTGCTGTTATTGTCAAACCTCAGTCTCAGGCGATAATTAACGAAGAAAGATTAAACGAGGCTGAAGTTAGAGCAAATGAAACTGGTTTAGTTTACCTGCGGGAGTACGCACAGTTTGGTGCCCCTGTTATTAAAACGCTTCAGGACCATTCGAAAGTAGTTGTACTTGAAAAGGGCAACAAGTATTACAGAGTGCAGGCAGATGATGTTGTTGGCTATATACCCAAATGGGCTATAAAACAAGCTGAGGCGGAAAACGGCTTCTGA
- the galU gene encoding UTP--glucose-1-phosphate uridylyltransferase GalU yields the protein MVKKAIIPAAGLGTRFLPATKASPKEMLPIIDTPTIQYVVQEAVDSGIEDILIISGKGKRAIEDHFDRHPELEARLQEKEDAMYDEIRHLADMANIHFIRQKEINGLGDAIYYARHHTGNEPFAVLLGDTIIDSVIPVTQQLIDIYEQYQSTVIAVETVPFDKVSRYGIVGGEKLSDTLMLLDQLIEKPATDKAPSNLAIAGRYILTPEIYKSLEKTPRGKGNEIQLTDAMLLLLKTESLYAHTIEGKRYDIGNKLDFLKTTVDFALRRKEFAEPFLKYLRETVQKHDEAKAV from the coding sequence ATGGTAAAAAAAGCTATTATTCCCGCTGCAGGATTAGGTACCCGGTTTTTACCGGCAACTAAAGCATCTCCCAAAGAAATGCTGCCTATTATTGATACCCCCACTATCCAGTACGTAGTTCAGGAAGCAGTTGATTCGGGTATTGAAGATATCCTGATTATTTCGGGTAAAGGTAAACGCGCTATTGAGGATCATTTTGATCGTCATCCTGAATTGGAGGCCCGTTTACAGGAGAAGGAAGATGCGATGTATGACGAGATTCGTCATCTGGCTGATATGGCAAACATTCACTTCATCCGTCAAAAAGAAATTAACGGTTTAGGCGATGCCATTTATTACGCACGTCATCATACAGGTAACGAGCCTTTTGCTGTATTACTGGGCGACACCATCATCGATTCTGTAATTCCAGTTACGCAGCAGTTAATTGATATTTACGAACAATATCAAAGCACCGTAATTGCTGTTGAAACGGTTCCGTTTGATAAAGTATCACGCTACGGTATTGTAGGCGGCGAAAAGTTGTCTGATACGCTGATGTTGCTGGATCAGCTGATTGAAAAACCGGCTACCGATAAAGCACCATCTAACCTGGCTATCGCCGGTCGTTACATCTTAACACCAGAGATTTATAAGTCGTTAGAGAAAACACCGCGGGGTAAGGGTAACGAAATTCAGTTAACCGATGCCATGTTGCTATTATTAAAAACCGAAAGTTTATACGCACACACTATCGAAGGTAAACGTTACGATATCGGCAACAAACTGGACTTTTTGAAAACTACGGTTGATTTTGCATTACGCAGAAAAGAGTTTGCAGAGCCTTTCTTAAAATACCTGCGCGAAACCGTCCAGAAGCACGACGAGGCTAAGGCAGTTTAA
- a CDS encoding tagaturonate epimerase family protein encodes MKIEKFSFGMGDRFAHQGEAQLKAILKAKDQGINITPIWNKSNREHKTVKTEPAELRAEADAAVKALGWADSYRVDADHITLATVDGFIGSSDFFTLDVADYIGKPAPEEEIKAFVERRKKYIGSLSIPGIEQQFEITEAMLQDVASKFLLAAIEAGKLYKHIASVKGDDNFIAEVSMDEVNDPQTPVELFFILSALADFEIKAQTIAPKFTGRFNKGVDYVGNLQQFAKEFEEDILVIRQAIKEFGLPENLKLSVHSGSDKFSIYQPINELMKKHDVGIHLKTAGTTWLEEMIGLAEAGNEALELAKEIYINALGRFDELCVPYATVIDVQESRLPSADEVKDWSGEKFANSLRHNQKHPDFNPDFRQMLHVAYKVAGENGDRYYAALKKYRDIVAKNVTENLYERHVVPLFMS; translated from the coding sequence ATGAAAATCGAAAAATTTTCCTTCGGTATGGGCGACCGCTTTGCACATCAAGGCGAAGCTCAGCTTAAAGCAATTCTGAAGGCTAAAGACCAAGGTATAAACATTACCCCCATCTGGAATAAATCAAACCGCGAACACAAAACCGTTAAAACCGAACCAGCTGAGTTGCGTGCTGAAGCCGATGCAGCAGTTAAAGCTTTAGGCTGGGCTGATTCCTATCGTGTAGATGCCGATCATATCACCCTGGCTACTGTAGACGGTTTTATCGGCAGCTCGGACTTTTTTACTTTAGACGTTGCTGACTATATTGGTAAGCCCGCACCCGAAGAAGAAATTAAGGCTTTTGTTGAGCGTCGTAAAAAATACATTGGTAGCCTGTCCATTCCGGGTATTGAGCAGCAATTTGAAATTACCGAAGCCATGCTGCAAGACGTAGCCAGCAAATTTTTACTGGCTGCTATAGAGGCTGGCAAACTGTATAAACATATTGCCTCTGTTAAAGGAGATGATAACTTTATTGCCGAGGTTTCGATGGATGAGGTGAACGATCCGCAAACGCCGGTGGAGTTGTTTTTTATCCTGAGTGCACTGGCCGATTTCGAAATTAAGGCGCAAACTATTGCCCCTAAATTTACCGGTCGTTTTAACAAAGGTGTTGATTACGTTGGTAATTTACAGCAGTTTGCTAAAGAATTTGAAGAAGATATATTGGTAATTAGGCAAGCAATTAAAGAATTTGGTTTGCCCGAAAATCTGAAACTGAGTGTGCACTCCGGAAGTGACAAGTTTTCGATTTATCAACCCATCAACGAGTTGATGAAAAAGCATGATGTAGGCATCCATTTAAAAACCGCAGGTACTACCTGGCTGGAAGAAATGATTGGCTTGGCCGAAGCGGGCAACGAAGCTTTGGAGTTAGCCAAAGAAATTTACATTAATGCATTAGGCCGTTTCGACGAACTATGTGTACCGTACGCTACGGTTATTGACGTACAGGAAAGCCGTTTGCCAAGTGCTGATGAAGTGAAAGATTGGAGCGGCGAAAAATTTGCCAACTCGCTGCGCCATAATCAAAAACACCCCGACTTTAATCCTGATTTCAGGCAGATGTTGCATGTTGCCTACAAAGTTGCCGGCGAAAACGGTGACCGCTATTATGCTGCCTTGAAAAAATATAGAGACATTGTAGCTAAAAACGTGACCGAAAATTTATACGAGCGTCACGTAGTTCCTTTGTTCATGAGCTAA
- a CDS encoding efflux transporter outer membrane subunit: MNRSKINKYIGIACLSVVYSACKIPPLVQRNENKTVPANYNADGATDSTNTAKVTWNTFFNDQNLNSLIDTALKHNQELNITLQEIEIGKNEIQTRRGEYLPFVGVKAGADLDKVARYTSRGASEATTEIKPGKEMPDPLPNYLLAAYATWEVDIWHKLRNAKKAAVERYLSSVEGRNFMVTNLIAEIANSYYELLALDNQLDIVKKNIDIQNNALKIVRIQKEATRVTELAVRRFEAQVLSTQSLQYGIQQKITETENRINFLLGRYPQPIQRDFHSFDNLPLADIKSGLPSQLLANRPDIRRSELDLAASKLDVKVAKAQFYPSLGISAAIGYQAFNPSYLLRTPESLLYSIGGDLVAPLVNRNAIKAVYGTANAKQLQAVFNYERTILNAYMEVANQLSNIGNLEKSYNLKSQQVQKLSQSINISNDLFRSTRADYMEVLLTQRDALEAKFELVETKKQQINARINAYQALGGGWQ, translated from the coding sequence ATGAATAGAAGTAAAATCAATAAATATATAGGAATTGCTTGCCTGTCGGTAGTATACAGTGCCTGTAAAATACCGCCATTGGTTCAGCGTAATGAAAATAAGACGGTACCGGCAAATTATAATGCCGATGGAGCAACCGATAGCACCAATACGGCTAAGGTAACCTGGAACACATTTTTTAACGATCAGAATTTAAACAGCCTGATTGATACTGCACTTAAACATAACCAGGAACTAAATATCACTTTGCAGGAAATTGAAATCGGTAAAAACGAAATTCAAACTAGGAGAGGGGAGTACCTGCCTTTTGTAGGCGTTAAAGCCGGTGCCGATTTAGATAAAGTAGCAAGGTATACCAGCCGTGGTGCCAGCGAGGCAACTACCGAGATTAAGCCCGGAAAGGAAATGCCCGATCCGCTGCCTAACTACCTGCTTGCAGCCTATGCTACCTGGGAGGTTGACATTTGGCATAAATTACGGAACGCTAAAAAGGCCGCTGTTGAACGATATCTTTCGAGCGTAGAAGGCAGAAATTTCATGGTTACTAACCTGATTGCTGAGATTGCCAATTCGTACTATGAATTGCTGGCTTTAGACAACCAACTGGATATTGTTAAAAAGAATATCGACATCCAGAACAATGCGCTTAAAATAGTAAGGATACAAAAAGAGGCTACCCGGGTTACCGAACTGGCTGTTCGACGGTTTGAGGCACAGGTGTTAAGCACTCAGAGTTTGCAGTACGGCATACAGCAAAAAATCACCGAAACTGAAAACAGGATTAACTTTTTGTTAGGCCGGTACCCGCAACCTATCCAGCGCGATTTTCATTCATTTGATAACTTGCCGCTGGCAGATATTAAATCAGGTTTGCCATCACAACTGCTGGCCAACCGGCCGGATATCCGTCGCAGCGAGCTGGACCTGGCCGCTTCAAAACTGGATGTAAAGGTGGCCAAGGCGCAGTTTTATCCATCATTGGGTATATCAGCAGCCATAGGCTACCAGGCGTTTAACCCGTCGTATCTGTTACGCACTCCAGAATCGTTGTTATATTCAATAGGAGGAGATTTGGTAGCACCATTAGTAAACAGAAATGCTATTAAAGCTGTTTACGGCACCGCGAATGCCAAGCAGTTACAAGCAGTATTTAACTACGAGCGTACTATCCTGAATGCTTATATGGAGGTAGCCAACCAATTGTCAAACATTGGCAACCTCGAAAAAAGCTACAATTTAAAATCGCAGCAGGTGCAAAAGTTGTCGCAATCTATCAATATTTCTAATGATTTGTTCAGATCAACAAGGGCAGATTATATGGAAGTACTGCTAACCCAACGCGATGCGTTGGAGGCTAAATTTGAATTGGTAGAAACCAAAAAGCAGCAAATCAATGCTCGCATTAACGCCTATCAGGCGCTTGGCGGCGGCTGGCAATAG